The Fluviispira sanaruensis sequence CGCAGAAAAAACACCTCCGAATAAATTTCGCAAATGCGCCCTTATATAAAAAGGAAGCGCACGCGAAGGCTGTTGGCAAGGCCAATATTTTTTTTCGCTTGGAAAAACGCCGCAAATTTTTTCAAAATTCATTTTTCCTCTTGTCTTTGTTTTTTTCTTTGATTTAAAGACAAATTTATTATCTCTCGTACAAATATTATGATAACAGAGAATTTATGAAATGGGCAATTTTACAAAATAGATTTCTATTTTGTCTTTTCATGTTAGGACTAAGCGAGGTGAAAGCCATGAAGCAAGAACTTTTAAAGCGTTTGAATTTAGCTGAAGGCAAAGAATTTGAAAATCCTATCGATGTCATCGACGAAATACGCAATGCGCATACAAATATTATTTGTAAGTATATGCAGCCAAGTCCTTTGCGTAGGTCTGACTGGTTAAGTGAAATAACTGGTGGGGATATTTGGCTAAAGCTAGAATCCTTGAATCCAAATGGCTCATTTAAAGTTCGTGGTGCTCTCAACGCTGTTGCAAATATTATAACGAAACAAAAAAATAAAAAAGTTAAGGTCTGTGCCGCTTCCGCAGGCAATCATGCACAAGGAATTGCATTTGCTGCAAAGAATTTAGGATGTGAAGCGCATATATTTTTACCGAAATATGCTCCATTGGTTAAAAGAGATGCGACTGAGAAATTAGGCGCTCAAATTTATCTGATCGGCGACAATTTAGAGGAAGCCTTTGAAGCCGCTTTGGTCTTTTCTGAAAAAGAAAACGCACATTTTATTCATGCCTATAACAATTACGACATTATTATTGGACAAGCCACCTGTGCTTATGAAGCTCTTTTACAGCTTTCTGATATTTCAAAAACCCCTTTTGGCGAGTTGGATTTTTTTTCATGCAGTGTCGGGGGCGGGGGGTTAGCCGCTGGAGCAGGCCTGGTGTTGAAAGCTTTAACAAAAGCTAATGTTGTTGGAATTGAGCAGGAATTTTATAATTCAGCAATCAAAAGTTTTAAAAGTAAAAGTCAAACGGCAAGTGAAAAAGCTCCGCATGCGACTATTGCCGATGGTATTGCTGTCGGCATGATCGGTAATTTAAATTATAATTATATGACGCGCTTTGTTGAGAATTTGAGCACAGTGTCCGATGACACTATTGTGAAAGCGATTCTTGGCTTATGTGAACAAGAGCGCATCCTTTCTGAAGGCGCTGGAGCAGCAGCTGTTGCAGACATGCTCAAACGCCCAGATTTTTATAAAGGAAAGCGTGTAATTTCCTGTATCAGTGGTGGGAATATCGATCCCCAATTGCTTACCCGAGTTGTCACCCGTGGCTTAAATATCACGGGGCGTGTGTTAAGAGTAAGCGTTTGTGTGAGTGATCGACCAGGCGGGCTCAAGAGGCTGCTTGAATGTGTTTCATCTCTTGAGGGAAATGTAGTCGATCTCATTCATGATCGAACATATAGCGAAGTGAGCGTAGGTGACGTAGATGTCGAACTCTCATTGGAGACTCGTAATTCAGAGCATCAGTATTCTTTACTGGAAAAGCTAGAAGAAGCTGGTTTTAAACCTAGAATGAGAAACTAGTGGGATTGAATTGGTATTGTGTTTGAGGAGGAATTGTTGTGAATGCTGGACTTTTAGATTGTTATGACACCATAATTATCGGCGGTGGCCCAGTGGGATTATTTGGAGCTTACTATGCTGGTCTCCGTGATATGTCTGTGCGCCTTGTTGATAGAAGGCACGAATTGGGAGGGCAGCTAACTGCAATCTACCCGGAAAAATGGGTCTATGATATGACTGGTATTCCAGCAATTCGTGGTAAAGAACTCTATAAGAATTTAGTGGAACAAACCGCTCCTTATAATATTCCAAGCAGTTTAAATGAAGAAGTTGTTCTTATTCGTAAGAATAGAAACAATATCTTGTGTATTGAAACCCGTAAGGGAACAGTCATGCACTCTAAAACGGCAATCTTGTGTTTAGGTATGGGAGCGCATATTCCGCGTCGCCTTGACATTCAAAATCTCCGTGAATTTGAAGGAAAAGGCATTCATTATGGAGTGCATTCTCTCGAAACATTTAGAAACAAGAGAGTTATTGTAGTTGGAGGTGGAGACAGCGCTCTTGATCTTGCTTTGACCATAGTAAATGATTGTAAAGATCTTTATGTCTTGCATAGATCAGATCGCTTTAATGCGCATGAGGAAACCACAAAAAAACTTTATGCTTCCGATGCAGAAATTCGTACTTTCTCAGAGTTGTCAGCAATTGAAGGCAATGAAAATCATTTGACGAGTGCCACCATCAAAAATACAAAAACAGGTGAAACGACCACAATTGAAATTGATGAAGTAATTATAGCTGTCGGACTTCTTTTTAATTTAGAAGTTGTACAACAGTGGGGTATAGCTATGGAAGGAAATTCCATTATTGTTGATCACAATCGTCAGACCTCAATACCTGGCATTTATGCAGCAGGCGATATAGTAACATATCCAGGCAAAATGAAACTGATTGGCACAGGCACAGCTGAAGCTATGCAAGGAATAAATCATGCTAAGGGATATATTCAAGAAAAGTTTCCATACTTATAAGGAAATTTAAGACTCTGTATTATTTTATAGAAATTTTTTTCTGCGCAGATCAATCAATGAGCTAAAATTTCTTACATCATTAGGTATTGTTGCAAAGTATTTTTTAGAAAATTAGAATAATAATGGATTAATTGAATAATAAATTATTTTAAACATATTTTTATTCCAATTTCGTCTTTAAAACTCATTATTTGCTATTTCTTCTGGGGAAAGAAAAGCATCGAATCTTTTTGCTTGAAGCGTGTCGAAAAGATTATTTATATTTTTAGAAGAATCGACAAGTTTATGCTTATTGTCAAATAAGAAATTTTCGGGATAAGTGCCAAATCTAGAAGCATTTTCAGCGTTTTTTTAAGCTGTTTAAATTAGGCAGAAAAGAAGAGTTTATTTTTAGCAGGAATTGACATTGAATATAAGGAACTAATTGTAGATTATAAAAGTTTCTTAGGAAGCACTAAAATCCTCTTTTATATTTTAGAAATTTTCATTCTCATAATGGATAGCAATGAGTTCTTCAAGCGAGATAGTTTATTGAGTATCCAATAAAATATTTTGATTCAATTGATAATGAATGAATTTAAGCATGACGCCAGAGGTGTGTCAGCAAGAGTCCGATTATATTAAATTTTTTTTGCGATAATACAAGTGGCAGCCTGTCGACACACCCAGTTTCGAAAACTAACAATTAAAAAAAACAAACTTAAAAGTTCTACAGCGTAATAACGATACACATTATAGCGGAGTGGAAGGTGCATGAAACAAAATGCTGATAGCGTGAACTTGGGAAATCCGTTTATTTCTATCAAAGATTCTTTGTAAAAATATGAATAAATAAGTAAAGATAAGGACAGATTGATAAGTATACGGAAGTCGGAACGACCCGAATAGAACTCGAAGTTTGGAAATGCCAAGCATATAGGGAAGGGGGAGCGGAGATGGTGATTGCTAAAATACAATTGTCTTTAATATTTACAGAAAATATACAGAGAGTTTCTTAACTGAGATAATAGGAAGGTTCGCAAAATTTAGTTTTGAAGATGCTGAAGAAAGAGCGCAATTTATTGAATTTGGTAAGAAGGCTTTTGAAAATTTAAACAGAGCAACTCCCTCTTAGACTTTTTCATAACAGAAGCATTTTTATAGGGTAATAATTAAAAGCAAGACACTGGATTTAAGAAGCAAGGAGAATGTATTGGAGGAGGTTGATTTTGGGGATCTGGAGAGTTTGTCTGATCATTTGGTTTTGCAAATGAATGACTGCTAATAATAATTAAATTTATAAATATTGTGCAAAAGGTAAAAATTGTTATTTTCAATTTTATTTATTCCTCATTCAAAAAAAATTAATTAAGTATAAAAGTATAATAATCTAGTTAAAAATATTTGTCAATAAAATAACTAAATTGATTGAATAATAATATTTGTTTTTTCTTTAACCAACTTGACAAGTTCTATTAATGATATTAATAATCATTCTCAATAAGTTTTTTGCTATATAGGAGATCATCGTGAAAACAAAATTAATTATTTTAGCTTCTGCATTGCTATCT is a genomic window containing:
- a CDS encoding pyridoxal-phosphate dependent enzyme; this encodes MKQELLKRLNLAEGKEFENPIDVIDEIRNAHTNIICKYMQPSPLRRSDWLSEITGGDIWLKLESLNPNGSFKVRGALNAVANIITKQKNKKVKVCAASAGNHAQGIAFAAKNLGCEAHIFLPKYAPLVKRDATEKLGAQIYLIGDNLEEAFEAALVFSEKENAHFIHAYNNYDIIIGQATCAYEALLQLSDISKTPFGELDFFSCSVGGGGLAAGAGLVLKALTKANVVGIEQEFYNSAIKSFKSKSQTASEKAPHATIADGIAVGMIGNLNYNYMTRFVENLSTVSDDTIVKAILGLCEQERILSEGAGAAAVADMLKRPDFYKGKRVISCISGGNIDPQLLTRVVTRGLNITGRVLRVSVCVSDRPGGLKRLLECVSSLEGNVVDLIHDRTYSEVSVGDVDVELSLETRNSEHQYSLLEKLEEAGFKPRMRN
- a CDS encoding NAD(P)/FAD-dependent oxidoreductase, with translation MNAGLLDCYDTIIIGGGPVGLFGAYYAGLRDMSVRLVDRRHELGGQLTAIYPEKWVYDMTGIPAIRGKELYKNLVEQTAPYNIPSSLNEEVVLIRKNRNNILCIETRKGTVMHSKTAILCLGMGAHIPRRLDIQNLREFEGKGIHYGVHSLETFRNKRVIVVGGGDSALDLALTIVNDCKDLYVLHRSDRFNAHEETTKKLYASDAEIRTFSELSAIEGNENHLTSATIKNTKTGETTTIEIDEVIIAVGLLFNLEVVQQWGIAMEGNSIIVDHNRQTSIPGIYAAGDIVTYPGKMKLIGTGTAEAMQGINHAKGYIQEKFPYL